The following are encoded together in the Ictalurus punctatus breed USDA103 chromosome 1, Coco_2.0, whole genome shotgun sequence genome:
- the capn7 gene encoding calpain-7: MDCSALEVDAVKFAKSAVLHDQKGKYNEAVFFYKEAAQALIYADMAGSKLENIQGKVNEYLDRVQTLLNAFQAQSSDPLKTKHQLELERSYFLVTQAFEEDEKGNTDEAIELYTQAVELCIQASSETSDQALQGKLKQLARQALDRAEGLKDALSKPTPQEKPTSSNVKAPPPVRQYLPLGPDFSLHDKPQPVRAVQSSEPQGQRYTQEEIEVLRKTSKINGIEYVPFMNVDLRERFAFPVPFSDKCGKLALSPKQTAIFCRWVRPDDICNNPTMIFTVSSFSIKQTVVSDCSFVASLAISAAYERRFNKKLITSVIYPQNRRGEPEYNPCGKYMVKLHINGVPRKVIIDDFLPVDRNGELLCSYSSNRNELWVSLIEKAYMKVMGGYDFPGSNSNIDLHALTGWIPERIAMHSDNQSFNKDDTFRMLYQRFHKGDVLITVATGVMTEEEGERWGLVPTHAYAVLDIREYKGKQFLQLKNPWSHLRWKGRYSERDEKNWTPDLLKYLKFDPKTAQKFDNGVFWIIWEDLCQYYDVIYLSWNPGLFKESSCIHSSWDGKQGPVKDVYSLANNPQYKLEVQCPQGGAAVWVLLTRHITDKDDFAQNREFITLVVYKNDGRKVYYPSDPPPYIDGIRINSPHYLTKIKLTSPGTHTFTLVMSQYEKQNTINYTLRVYSLCKFNFSKISSPFSHTKRINGQWKGISAGGCGNYKDTHKHNPIYQFNLDKSGPLLIELRGSRQYSVGFEVLTVSTVGDAGTSGIQKKGSGDYRCGFCYMELDHVPAGIYNVIPTTFLPNQEGPFFLDFSSGTPLRVSQLQ; encoded by the exons TTCAAGCTCAGAGCAGTGACCCATTAAAAACCAAGCATCAGCTGGAGCTGGAGCGTTCATACTTTCTGGTAACCCAGGCTTTCGAAGAGGATGAGAAGGGTAACACTGATGAAGCCATTGAGCTCTACACTCAGGCTGTGGAACTGTGCATTCAAGCA TCCAGTGAGACTTCGGATCAAGCTCTACAGGGAAAACTGAAGCAGCTAGCTCGCCAGGCACTGGACAG GGCAGAAGGACTAAAAGATGCCCTTTCGAAACCCACGCCCCAGGAAAAGCCTACTTCCTCCAATGTTAAAGCTCCTCCTCCAGTGAGGCAATACCTACCCCTGGGTCCAGATTTCTCCCTCCATGACAAGCCACAGCCAGTGCGAGCAGTGCAGTCTAGTGAGCCACAGGGCCAGCGCTACACACAGGAGGAGATAGAAGTGCTCAG GAAGACTTCCAAGATAAATGGAATTGAATATGTGCCATTCATGAATGTTGACCTAAGGGAACGCTTTGCCTTTCCTGTTCCATTTTC GGATAAATGTGGAAAGCTGGCCTTATCGCCTAAACAGACAGCCATCTTCTGTCGCTGGGTCCGACCTGATGACATTTGCAACAATCCCACCATGATTTTCACTGTGTCGAGCTTCAGCATCAAACAG ACTGTGGTATCAGACTGTTCTTTTGTTGCCTCTTTGGCCATCAGCGCAGCATATGAGAGACGGTTCAACAAGAAATTAATCACGAG CGTCATTTATCCTCAGAATAGGAGGGGTGAGCCAGAGTATAACCCATGTGGGAAATACATGGTGAAACTACACATCAATGGGGTCCCTAGAAAG GTGATCATTGACGATTTCCTCCCTGTGGACCGCAATGGTGAGCTGCTCTGCTCCTACTCAAGTAACCGAAACGAGTTGTGGGTTTCCCTCATAGAGAAAGCCTACATGAAGGTGATGGGTGGATATGATTTCCCTGGCTCCAACTCT AATATTGACCTGCATGCGCTGACTGGCTGGATTCCAGAACGCATTGCTATGCACTCAGACAATCAGTCCTTTAACAAGGACGACACCTTTCGCATGCTGTACCAAAG GTTTCACAAAGGAGATGTCCTAATCACTGTAGCGACAGGTGTAATGACTGAGGAGGAAGGGGAGAGGTGGGGCTTGGTGCCCACACATGCCTATGCTGTCTTAGACATCAGGGAATACAAG GGGAAACAGTTCCTGCAGCTGAAGAACCCTTGGAGCCATCTCAGGTGGAAGGGCCGCTACAGCGAGCGGGATGAGAAGAACTGGACACCAGATCTACTCAAGTACCTCAAATTTGACCCCAAAACTGCACAAAAGTTTGATAATG GTGTGTTCTGGATCATATGGGAAGACTTATGTCAATACTATGATGTCATCTACCTGAGCTGGAATCCTGGACTGTTCAAAGAGTCTTCTTGCATACACAG TAGCTGGGATGGAAAACAGGGTCCAGTGAAAGATGTTTATAGTTTGGCCAATAACCCTCAGTACAAACTGGAGGTGCAGTGCCCACAAGGTGGAGCTGCAGTATGGGTGCTGCTAACAAGACACATCACAGACAAG GATGACTTTGCTCAAAACCGAGAGTTCATCACTTTAGTGGTTTACAAGAATGATGGCAGGAAGGTTTACTATCCAA GTGACCCTCCCCCTTATATTGATGGCATCAGGATTAACAGCCCACATTACCTGACCAAGATTAAACTGACCAGTCCAGGAACTCACACATTTACACTGGTTATGTCGCAATATGAGAAGCAAAATACCATCAACTACACATTAAGG GTCTATTCATTGTGCAAGTTTAATTtctccaaaatttcatcaccCTTCTCCCACACAAAAAGG ATAAATGGCCAGTGGAAAGGGATCAGTGCAGGAGGATGTGGAAACTATAAGGACACCCATAAGCATAATCCAATCTATCAGTTCAACCTGGACAAATCCGGACCTCTGCTCATCGAGCTCCGAGGCTCGAG GCAGTACAGCGTGGGTTTCGAGGTCCTGACCGTGTCCACCGTAGGAGATGCAGGGACTTCAGGCATCCAGAAAAAGGGCAGTGGAGATTACAG GTGTGGTTTCTGCTATATGGAGCTGGATCATGTCCCTGCAGGCATCTACAATGTCATCCCCACCACTTTCCTGCCCAACCAAGAAGGGCCCTTCTTCCTAGATTTTTCCAGTGGAACTCCTCTTCGAGTGTCTCAGCTCCAGTGA
- the sh3bp5b gene encoding SH3 domain-binding protein 5b isoform X1, whose protein sequence is MDNTEKDSRSDGECESAGEEEVDPRVQGELEKLNQSTDDINRCETELEDARQRFRSVLVEATLKLDELLKKIGKAVEDSKPYWEARRVARQAQLEAQRTTQDFQRATEVLRAAKETISLAEQRLMEEDKRHFDSAWQEMLNHATQRVMEAEQTKTRSELLHKETAARYNAAMSHMKQLEKKLKRTISKSKPYFELKAKYYLQLEQLKTNVDDLQAKLTHSKGEYKTALKNLEMISDEIHERRRSLAIGFRERGVGSEGDGVTGDDITNFKMDSDGISMASETFEDENCCNSAMSEEDLETQSTCSVNSGGKSPLQLQCPFSSSSSPSFTSSSSSSPSSRPCSLELPSTVSLSDFGLISPILGPRSECSGASSPECDMERGDRAEGAEDELNNVFNNNSSSSISSIKNRFHLLSLKRGQMDNAKMTEHKPLSVA, encoded by the exons ATGGATAACACCGAGAAGGACAGCAGGTCTGATGGAGAATGCGAATCGGCTGGAGAGGAAGAAGTGGATCCCCGGGTTCAG GGGGAACTGGAGAAGCTGAACCAGTCCACCGATGATATAAACCGATGTGAGACTGAACTGGAG GATGCAAGGCAGAGGTTTCGCTCTGTGCTGGTGGAGGCCACGTTGAAATTGGATGAGCTGCTGAAGAAGATCGGCAAGGCTGTAGAGGACTCGAAACCGTACTGGGAGGCACGGCGTGTGGCACGGCAG GCTCAGCTTGAGGCCCAGAGGACAACACAAGACTTCCAGAGAGCCACTGAAGTGCTTCGGGCTGCCAAAGAGACCATCTCCCTGGCTGAACAGAGGCTGATGGAGGAAGACAAGCGGCACTTTGACTCGGCCTGGCAAGAGATGCTGAACCATGCCACTCAGAGA GTGATGGAGGCGGAACAGACGAAGACCCGCAGCGAGCTGCTACATAAAGAGACAGCAGCCAGATACAATGCAGCTATGAGCCACATGAAGCAGCTGGAGAAGAAGCTTAAACGCACCATCAGCAAGTCCAA GCCTTATTTTGAACTGAAGGCAAAGTACTACTTACAGCTAGAG CAACTGAAAACAAATGTGGATGACCTGCAGGCCAAGTTGACACACTCTAAAGGGGAATATAAGACAGCTCTGAAAAACCTTGAAATGATCTCAGATGAGATCCACGAGCGCCGGCGCTCCTTAGCCATTGGCTTTCGGGAGAGAGGAGTGGGGTCAGAGGGTGATGGGGTCACTGGAGACGACATCACCAACTTCAAGATGGACTCTGATGGTATATCCA TGGCATCAGAGACGTTTGAGGATGAGAACTGCTGTAACAGTGCTATGTCTGAGGAGGATTTAGAAACACAGTCCACATGTAGCGTGAACTCTGGAGGCAAAAGCCCTTTACAACTACAGTGCCCCTTCTCATCTTCCTCGTCACCATCATTTacatcttcatcctcctcctctccctcgtCACGGCCATGTAGCCTGGAACTCCCCAGCACAGTTTCACTGTCTGACTTTGGCCTGATTTCACCTATCCTTGGACCTCGAAGTGAATGCAGTGGAGCCTCTTCACCCGAGTGTGACATGGAAAGAG GTGACAGAGCAGAGGGAGCAGAGGATGAGTTGAACAACGTTTTCAATAACAACAGCAGTAGCAGCATTAGCAGCATTAAGAATCGCTTCCATCTCCTGTCCCTGAAACGTGGGCAGATGGACAACGCCAAAATGACGGAGCATAAACCATTGAGTGTGGCCTAG
- the sh3bp5b gene encoding SH3 domain-binding protein 5b isoform X2 has protein sequence MDNTEKDSRSDGECESAGEEEVDPRVQDARQRFRSVLVEATLKLDELLKKIGKAVEDSKPYWEARRVARQAQLEAQRTTQDFQRATEVLRAAKETISLAEQRLMEEDKRHFDSAWQEMLNHATQRVMEAEQTKTRSELLHKETAARYNAAMSHMKQLEKKLKRTISKSKPYFELKAKYYLQLEQLKTNVDDLQAKLTHSKGEYKTALKNLEMISDEIHERRRSLAIGFRERGVGSEGDGVTGDDITNFKMDSDGISMASETFEDENCCNSAMSEEDLETQSTCSVNSGGKSPLQLQCPFSSSSSPSFTSSSSSSPSSRPCSLELPSTVSLSDFGLISPILGPRSECSGASSPECDMERGDRAEGAEDELNNVFNNNSSSSISSIKNRFHLLSLKRGQMDNAKMTEHKPLSVA, from the exons ATGGATAACACCGAGAAGGACAGCAGGTCTGATGGAGAATGCGAATCGGCTGGAGAGGAAGAAGTGGATCCCCGGGTTCAG GATGCAAGGCAGAGGTTTCGCTCTGTGCTGGTGGAGGCCACGTTGAAATTGGATGAGCTGCTGAAGAAGATCGGCAAGGCTGTAGAGGACTCGAAACCGTACTGGGAGGCACGGCGTGTGGCACGGCAG GCTCAGCTTGAGGCCCAGAGGACAACACAAGACTTCCAGAGAGCCACTGAAGTGCTTCGGGCTGCCAAAGAGACCATCTCCCTGGCTGAACAGAGGCTGATGGAGGAAGACAAGCGGCACTTTGACTCGGCCTGGCAAGAGATGCTGAACCATGCCACTCAGAGA GTGATGGAGGCGGAACAGACGAAGACCCGCAGCGAGCTGCTACATAAAGAGACAGCAGCCAGATACAATGCAGCTATGAGCCACATGAAGCAGCTGGAGAAGAAGCTTAAACGCACCATCAGCAAGTCCAA GCCTTATTTTGAACTGAAGGCAAAGTACTACTTACAGCTAGAG CAACTGAAAACAAATGTGGATGACCTGCAGGCCAAGTTGACACACTCTAAAGGGGAATATAAGACAGCTCTGAAAAACCTTGAAATGATCTCAGATGAGATCCACGAGCGCCGGCGCTCCTTAGCCATTGGCTTTCGGGAGAGAGGAGTGGGGTCAGAGGGTGATGGGGTCACTGGAGACGACATCACCAACTTCAAGATGGACTCTGATGGTATATCCA TGGCATCAGAGACGTTTGAGGATGAGAACTGCTGTAACAGTGCTATGTCTGAGGAGGATTTAGAAACACAGTCCACATGTAGCGTGAACTCTGGAGGCAAAAGCCCTTTACAACTACAGTGCCCCTTCTCATCTTCCTCGTCACCATCATTTacatcttcatcctcctcctctccctcgtCACGGCCATGTAGCCTGGAACTCCCCAGCACAGTTTCACTGTCTGACTTTGGCCTGATTTCACCTATCCTTGGACCTCGAAGTGAATGCAGTGGAGCCTCTTCACCCGAGTGTGACATGGAAAGAG GTGACAGAGCAGAGGGAGCAGAGGATGAGTTGAACAACGTTTTCAATAACAACAGCAGTAGCAGCATTAGCAGCATTAAGAATCGCTTCCATCTCCTGTCCCTGAAACGTGGGCAGATGGACAACGCCAAAATGACGGAGCATAAACCATTGAGTGTGGCCTAG